GCTCGCGGGGATGCGCTCTGCGTCGTCGCGGGGCAGCAGCCGGGCGTGTTCGGGGGGCCGCTCTACACGCTCTACAAGGCCATGACGGCGGTGGCGCTCGCCCGCGACCTGACCGGGAAGCTCAACCGGGCGGTCGTCCCGGTGTTCTGGAATGCGTCGGACGACAGCGACTTCGGCGAAGTGGCCACCACCCGCCTGCCCGACCGCGCGCTGCGTTCCATGCGATGCACGCTGCGGGGCGCGGACCTTCCCGCCGGCGCGATGGTGGGGTCGATGGACACGGCGGCCACGCTTCTTGCGCTCGGGGAGGTGAACGGCTTCCAGGATTTCGGTCCGGGCGGAGAGTTTTTCTCCCGAACGGTGCGTGATGCGTTGAGCGTGGCCGCCGATCATGGCCAGATGGCCGCCGCGCTTCTCCATCGACTCCTGGAGGGTTCCGGGTTGGTCGTGGTGGACGGACGCTCCGCGGAACTTCGGCATGCGGCACGCGATCTCTTTGAGCGATATGCGGAGCACATGGCCGAAGTCGGGGACGCGGTGGCCGTGCGCGGGCGGGATCTGGAAGCGGCGGGATACACCGCGCCCGTCGATGACCGAGCGGGACGCTCGGCGCTCTTTCTGCTGGCGGACGGACGGCGGCTTCGCTTCGAGGGAACGCCGGGCGAACTGGCCGGGGTGATTGCGCGGGACCCCGCTGCCGTCTCCCCCAATGTGGTTCTGCGGCCGATGGTGCAGGACACGGTGTTGCCGAATGTCGCGACGGTGGCCGGCCCCGGGGAGATCGCGTACCACGCGCAGATCGCCCCGGCGTACGACCTTCTCGGCGTGACGATGGCCATTCCGTTTCCGCGGCTCTCGGCGACGCTGGTACCGAGGGGCGTTTTCGAACTTGCGGAGCGTCGCGGTGCGTCCGCGTGGGATTTCGTTCAGGACTTCGACGGCGCTCTGCGTCGGACTGTGGATCGCGCTCTGCCCGGGGGGCTGGCCGACGGACTCCGGCGGCTGGAGAAGTCGCTGGAGTCCACGACGCGGGAAGTGGGCCACGAGGCGAGCGCGTTCGACGCCCGCCTCTCCGGCGCGGTCGACGAGGCGGATCGGCGGATGAGGGAGGCGGCGAGTCGCCTTCGCGAGAAGGTGGCCGTGGCGGCGCGGCGCGTCGAGATCGGGCGCGACCCGGGGATTCGCGCGTACCGGGAGTTCCTTCGTCCGCGTGGGCTCGGGCAGGAGCGGGTGCTGGGGTGTGCGACGCTGCCTCTTCTGGCGGGACGCACTTTCGCGCACTGTCTCGCGGCACCGCTCGACGCCCACCTTCGTGCGGTTCGTGCTGCGGAACCCGCGCACTGGCTGGTGGACATGGAGGAGTGGACCCCGGAGGCCGGGGCGTGACGGTGCTGGCAATCGGGGCGCATCCCGACGATGTCGATCTTTATGCGGGGGGGATGATCGCGGGGCTTGTGCGTCGGGGCGTGCGCGTCGTGATCCTGGATCTGACGCGCGGGGAAATGGGAAGCCGCGGGGACGCGGACACGCGCGAAGAGGAAGCGACTGCGGCCGCGCGGGCGCTGGGCGTCTCCGTGCGGGAGTGCGCGGGACTCCCGGACGGCGGAGTGTGTGCCGCGAACGCGGACCATGTGCGTACGGTCGTGGAGGCGATCCGTCGGCACCGGCCCCGGCTTCTTCTGGCTCCCTTCGAAAACGACCCGCATCCGGACCATCGGGAGACGGCGGCCCTCGTGCGCCAAGCGTGCTTTCTGTCCGGAGCGACGCAAGCGAACGCGGCCGGGGACCCGTTTCATCCCGGGCGTGTCCTTTTCTACGAACAGAAGGTCTCCTTCGAACCGGACCTTGTCGTGGACATCACGGAGGATGTGAACGCGAAGCGTGCGGCCGTCCACGCGTTTGCCTCTCAGTTCACGCGGGAAGGCGGCGGC
This is a stretch of genomic DNA from Gemmatimonadota bacterium. It encodes these proteins:
- the bshB1 gene encoding bacillithiol biosynthesis deacetylase BshB1; translation: MTVLAIGAHPDDVDLYAGGMIAGLVRRGVRVVILDLTRGEMGSRGDADTREEEATAAARALGVSVRECAGLPDGGVCAANADHVRTVVEAIRRHRPRLLLAPFENDPHPDHRETAALVRQACFLSGATQANAAGDPFHPGRVLFYEQKVSFEPDLVVDITEDVNAKRAAVHAFASQFTREGGGAKTQISDAAFHEMLAARELVHGARIGVHRGEGYRLDGPVAVADAVQLLSEEGAP
- the bshC gene encoding bacillithiol biosynthesis cysteine-adding enzyme BshC encodes the protein MSVVPDRACGTRAVPLGDASFATDWARANPAALRFLPRHASSEHAWEVRVEEAARISPSREVWEAAGAVGERLGAGQASRRGVDLLARGDALCVVAGQQPGVFGGPLYTLYKAMTAVALARDLTGKLNRAVVPVFWNASDDSDFGEVATTRLPDRALRSMRCTLRGADLPAGAMVGSMDTAATLLALGEVNGFQDFGPGGEFFSRTVRDALSVAADHGQMAAALLHRLLEGSGLVVVDGRSAELRHAARDLFERYAEHMAEVGDAVAVRGRDLEAAGYTAPVDDRAGRSALFLLADGRRLRFEGTPGELAGVIARDPAAVSPNVVLRPMVQDTVLPNVATVAGPGEIAYHAQIAPAYDLLGVTMAIPFPRLSATLVPRGVFELAERRGASAWDFVQDFDGALRRTVDRALPGGLADGLRRLEKSLESTTREVGHEASAFDARLSGAVDEADRRMREAASRLREKVAVAARRVEIGRDPGIRAYREFLRPRGLGQERVLGCATLPLLAGRTFAHCLAAPLDAHLRAVRAAEPAHWLVDMEEWTPEAGA